A genomic window from Planococcus rifietoensis includes:
- a CDS encoding protein phosphatase 2C domain-containing protein — protein MKNSKEQMSFSWIGSEQSFVDQLDIQQIGPVTLGRFGGNSAAGQTKNEDGCMIWANAEEDWEFTVLLDAHQTAESAELVVAEIGGLEPSINEALKLPVKQAFSQLSEILLASFDSERFKAACSEVQGETAVLCTARKGKFLWWFSVGDCLLYLFHPELKALGEMQQNHRSFYEWIGKVNTFDLPVPCFSTGAKELRKGINHILLTTDGLVECPNTDFSDPLKVAKRFDAVSNAEGVTTLLEEVKEKNVRDSTTILSWMIEVESEATRPGNEPQ, from the coding sequence ATGAAAAATAGCAAAGAGCAAATGTCGTTCAGCTGGATCGGAAGCGAGCAGTCTTTTGTCGACCAGCTGGACATTCAGCAAATCGGTCCTGTGACGCTAGGGCGGTTTGGCGGCAATTCAGCGGCCGGGCAAACGAAAAACGAAGATGGCTGTATGATTTGGGCGAACGCAGAGGAAGACTGGGAATTCACTGTCTTGCTCGACGCCCATCAAACAGCCGAAAGCGCGGAGCTCGTCGTTGCGGAAATTGGCGGTTTGGAACCTTCGATCAATGAAGCTTTAAAGCTGCCGGTAAAACAAGCATTCAGTCAGCTATCGGAAATTTTGTTGGCAAGCTTTGACAGCGAACGCTTTAAAGCAGCGTGCAGCGAAGTGCAAGGCGAGACGGCCGTCTTATGTACCGCAAGAAAAGGCAAGTTTCTTTGGTGGTTCTCTGTCGGCGACTGCCTATTGTACTTGTTTCATCCTGAACTCAAAGCGCTTGGGGAGATGCAGCAAAATCATCGCAGTTTCTATGAATGGATCGGCAAAGTGAATACCTTCGATTTGCCGGTGCCTTGCTTTAGCACAGGCGCCAAAGAATTAAGAAAAGGCATAAATCACATCCTGCTGACGACCGATGGGCTTGTGGAATGCCCGAATACCGATTTTTCGGATCCGCTGAAAGTGGCAAAACGCTTTGATGCGGTGTCAAACGCTGAAGGCGTGACGACTTTATTGGAAGAAGTCAAAGAAAAAAATGTCCGGGACAGCACCACGATTTTGTCCTGGATGATAGAAGTGGAAAGCGAAGCCACACGTCCAGGCAATGAGCCGCAATAG
- a CDS encoding ABC transporter permease — MSVQIEHDKTAYEEVHPSNAIAGGRRPDPPNALASTMAFAHRALLRIKHVPEQMFDVTVFPIIFLLMFTYLFGGAIAGSTGEYLQFLLPGILVMTVSQITMYTGIDLNNDIRKGIFDRFRTLPIWLPSALVGALLVDVIRYSLASAIMIGLGLALGFRPEGGAMGVLGAVLVILLFSFSFSWIWTAAGIIMRSEKSLMMVSFLVVFPLTFVSNVFVDPSTLPSWLQGFVNINPISILATAVRGLMHGNGTWEQIGWVVVVSAIFVVIFAPLTMYLYRRKE; from the coding sequence ATGAGCGTGCAGATCGAACACGACAAAACAGCGTACGAGGAAGTGCATCCGTCGAACGCCATCGCGGGGGGCAGACGGCCGGATCCGCCGAATGCCTTGGCCTCGACGATGGCGTTTGCTCACCGCGCATTGCTGCGAATCAAGCATGTCCCAGAGCAAATGTTTGATGTGACAGTATTTCCGATAATTTTTCTATTGATGTTTACCTATTTGTTCGGCGGGGCGATCGCTGGTTCGACAGGCGAATACCTGCAGTTTCTGTTGCCTGGCATTTTGGTTATGACGGTATCGCAGATTACGATGTACACCGGCATCGACTTGAACAATGATATCCGAAAAGGTATTTTTGACCGTTTCCGTACCTTGCCGATCTGGCTGCCCTCTGCTTTAGTCGGGGCATTGCTCGTCGACGTCATCCGCTACTCGCTGGCTTCGGCAATTATGATCGGCCTCGGGCTAGCACTCGGATTTCGCCCGGAAGGCGGTGCCATGGGCGTATTGGGTGCAGTATTGGTCATCTTATTGTTCTCGTTCAGCTTTTCGTGGATCTGGACGGCTGCCGGCATCATCATGCGTTCCGAAAAATCCTTAATGATGGTCAGCTTTTTGGTGGTGTTCCCGCTCACTTTTGTCAGCAACGTCTTCGTCGACCCGTCGACTTTGCCGTCCTGGCTGCAAGGATTTGTCAACATCAATCCGATTTCCATACTCGCCACAGCGGTGCGCGGCTTGATGCATGGCAACGGCACGTGGGAACAAATCGGCTGGGTGGTGGTCGTATCCGCGATTTTCGTGGTGATTTTTGCGCCGCTGACCATGTATCTGTACCGGAGAAAAGAATAG
- a CDS encoding ATP-binding cassette domain-containing protein, with protein METRNVERQANGLAVEAAGLVKVYGKERAVDGVDLAIPRGTVYGFLGPNGAGKTTTIRMLATLIQPDSGSATIFGHDLKTESAAIKSRISLTGQYASIDEDLTGIENLVLISRLMGYTTKEAKQRAAELLSAFGLEQAAKRQVKKYSGGMRRRIDIAASIVVTPDLLFLDEPTTGLDPRSRNQVWEIVRALVQAGTTVLLTTQNLEEADQLADRIAVINQGKIIAEGTSSELKASVGTGTLNVQLLDAADQAQAAAILEQKLSVPVHVSTDGVTLSAQAKDSSIVAEALGELGKEKIGISDFSLGRPSLDEVFLTLTGQSASDQPTEEENS; from the coding sequence ATGGAAACAAGAAATGTGGAGCGGCAAGCGAACGGATTGGCTGTAGAAGCAGCGGGACTGGTGAAAGTATACGGGAAAGAACGGGCAGTAGACGGCGTGGATTTAGCGATTCCAAGAGGCACAGTGTACGGATTTTTAGGGCCGAACGGGGCAGGAAAAACGACGACGATCCGCATGCTCGCCACGTTGATCCAGCCGGACAGCGGCAGCGCGACCATTTTCGGGCATGATTTGAAGACCGAAAGCGCCGCCATCAAAAGCCGCATCAGTTTAACGGGCCAGTATGCATCGATCGACGAAGACCTGACCGGGATTGAGAACTTGGTGCTGATCTCTAGGCTCATGGGCTACACGACCAAGGAAGCGAAGCAGCGTGCAGCGGAATTGCTGTCGGCATTCGGATTGGAACAGGCAGCGAAACGGCAAGTGAAAAAGTATTCAGGCGGCATGAGACGGCGCATCGACATCGCCGCAAGCATTGTCGTGACGCCGGACTTATTGTTTCTCGATGAGCCAACGACCGGCCTTGACCCGCGCAGTCGCAACCAAGTATGGGAGATTGTGCGCGCACTCGTTCAGGCAGGAACGACCGTGCTGTTGACCACACAGAACTTGGAGGAAGCGGACCAGCTGGCAGACCGTATTGCGGTCATCAATCAAGGCAAAATCATCGCAGAAGGCACAAGCAGTGAATTGAAAGCCTCTGTCGGGACCGGCACATTGAATGTGCAATTGCTCGATGCAGCCGATCAGGCGCAAGCAGCGGCCATTCTTGAACAGAAGCTCAGTGTCCCGGTTCACGTATCGACAGACGGCGTGACGTTGAGTGCACAGGCGAAAGACTCTTCCATCGTTGCAGAAGCACTCGGCGAACTGGGCAAAGAAAAAATCGGCATCAGCGATTTTTCGCTCGGGCGGCCGAGCTTGGATGAAGTGTTTTTGACATTGACCGGACAATCCGCCAGCGATCAACCGACTGAGGAGGAGAACTCATGA
- a CDS encoding ketoacyl-ACP synthase III translates to MSRSAARITAIGSYVPEKRLTNLDLEQLVETNDEWILQRTGIRERRIAGEHEFTSDISVSAVQDLAERYGKSFDDVDLIIACTMTPDFKTPSVAAMVQAKLNIPNAGAIDLNAACAGFSYGLQMANGLITSGLHKKILVIGAETFSKILDYGDRSTCILFGDGGGAVLVEHDADNPSFVESHMGTNGALANNLYCTDLAGEMFGEDLAARNVVWQNGREVYKWAVNTVPKGVNALMEKAGVAPSDVDWFVPHSANLRIIESICTRSGLSLDKTVYSLEYYGNTSAGSIPLSLAEGVKDGRIKAGDQLLLYGFGGGLTHAGMLVKWSI, encoded by the coding sequence ATGAGCAGATCAGCAGCACGAATCACAGCCATCGGATCGTATGTACCCGAAAAGAGGCTGACGAATTTAGACCTGGAACAATTGGTTGAAACAAATGACGAGTGGATTCTCCAGCGCACCGGCATCAGAGAGCGCCGCATTGCGGGAGAACACGAATTTACGAGTGATATAAGTGTGAGTGCAGTACAGGATTTGGCGGAGCGCTATGGAAAATCGTTCGACGATGTCGATTTGATCATTGCTTGCACGATGACGCCTGACTTCAAAACGCCGAGCGTAGCCGCGATGGTTCAAGCCAAACTGAACATACCGAACGCCGGCGCAATCGATTTGAACGCGGCTTGCGCAGGCTTTTCCTACGGCTTGCAGATGGCAAACGGCTTGATCACTTCCGGATTGCATAAGAAAATCCTGGTGATCGGGGCAGAGACTTTCTCGAAGATCCTCGATTACGGCGACCGTTCGACGTGCATCTTGTTCGGGGATGGCGGCGGGGCAGTGCTGGTCGAGCACGACGCTGACAATCCAAGCTTTGTCGAGTCGCATATGGGAACCAACGGCGCATTAGCGAACAACCTGTACTGTACAGACCTGGCGGGCGAAATGTTCGGAGAAGATTTGGCTGCCCGCAATGTCGTTTGGCAAAATGGCCGCGAAGTATACAAATGGGCGGTCAATACAGTGCCAAAAGGCGTCAACGCCTTGATGGAAAAAGCAGGCGTAGCACCATCCGACGTAGATTGGTTCGTGCCTCACAGCGCCAATTTGCGAATCATCGAATCGATTTGCACGAGAAGCGGGCTATCGCTCGACAAGACGGTGTATTCACTTGAGTATTACGGCAACACTTCTGCCGGTTCAATTCCGCTATCGCTTGCTGAAGGCGTGAAAGACGGCCGCATCAAAGCAGGCGATCAATTGCTGCTGTACGGATTCGGCGGCGGCTTGACCCATGCCGGGATGCTAGTGAAATGGTCGATTTAA